A single genomic interval of Bacteroidota bacterium harbors:
- a CDS encoding class II glutamine amidotransferase yields MPTNGDGCGIGWYDNFATPGLYRSIHPAWNDMNLLDLADHIESPLFMSHVRATSLASVQETNCHPFRYNNWLFLHNGQIADFKNYISR; encoded by the coding sequence GTGCCTACTAATGGAGATGGATGTGGTATTGGCTGGTACGATAATTTTGCGACGCCGGGTTTATATCGCAGCATACATCCTGCTTGGAATGATATGAACTTGCTCGATCTTGCAGATCATATTGAATCGCCATTATTTATGTCGCATGTGCGGGCAACATCATTAGCTTCCGTACAAGAAACCAATTGCCATCCTTTCCGATATAACAATTGGTTGTTTTTACACAACGGTCAAATTGCAGATTTTAAAAATTACATCAGCCGTTAA
- a CDS encoding universal stress protein, producing the protein MRKRFILLIDFSEYSSNLIKYAMDWSKEVNPEILLLHQTIIIAPALANSEAKQQIIDFTNDEAIQKLKALAQSIIPNSRNVTYMVSEKPLHISLSELLAEPFENLIFVGVKGTGVLKKLFLGSVAVQVIKKTKNIIVAMPKEINSFSHEKIFVAINEKEPLNTLELNNFLKFIDNENTNITFFYLAKPNEKTNHIEKQLQQLAEMFADRFKTDFAIYEGQNRLEDIKKVINNNIDEILVIQKGSRNFTDQLFKRFIINELVYAGQTPLIVLP; encoded by the coding sequence ATGAGAAAACGATTTATATTACTTATTGATTTTTCAGAATACTCAAGCAATCTGATAAAATATGCAATGGATTGGAGCAAAGAAGTAAATCCGGAAATTCTTTTACTTCATCAAACTATTATAATAGCTCCTGCACTTGCAAACAGTGAAGCCAAACAACAAATAATAGATTTTACAAATGATGAAGCGATTCAAAAATTAAAAGCACTTGCACAATCTATCATTCCAAACTCAAGGAATGTTACTTATATGGTTTCAGAAAAACCACTTCATATTTCCTTATCCGAATTATTAGCGGAACCGTTTGAAAATTTAATTTTTGTTGGAGTGAAAGGAACAGGGGTGCTAAAAAAATTATTTCTTGGCAGTGTTGCCGTTCAGGTGATTAAAAAGACAAAGAATATAATTGTGGCAATGCCTAAGGAAATTAATTCTTTTTCTCATGAAAAAATCTTTGTTGCAATAAATGAAAAAGAACCATTAAACACATTGGAGCTTAATAATTTTCTAAAATTTATTGACAATGAAAATACCAATATCACCTTTTTTTATTTAGCCAAACCAAATGAAAAGACAAATCATATAGAAAAACAATTGCAGCAGTTAGCAGAAATGTTTGCAGACAGATTTAAAACAGATTTTGCAATTTATGAAGGACAAAATAGACTGGAAGATATAAAGAAAGTAATCAATAATAACATTGATGAAATATTGGTAATTCAAAAAGGCTCCCGCAATTTTACCGATCAACTTTTCAAACGATTTATCATTAATGAATTAGTGTATGCAGGACAAACACCATTAATTGTTTTACCATAA
- a CDS encoding potassium/proton antiporter — MNITIENILLIGSLLLFISIVAGKTSYKFGVPTLILFLAIGMLAGTDGIGGIHFDNPEIAQFIGIVSLNFILFSGGLDTNWKSVKPILKEGMVLSTLGVLLTALSLGTFVYFLTDFTIYESMLLGSIVSSTDAAAVFSILRSKNLALKTNLRPTLELESGSNDPMAYVLTIAFLTLVINQDQSIVSIIPLFLQQMILGGIAGFVFGKVSKFIINKIKLDFEGLYPVLVIALMFITFSATDFIGGNGFLAIYICAVYLGNQNLIHKKSILKMYDGLAWLMQIVLFLTLGLLVFPTEIIPFIGIGMLISLFLILIARPVSVFISLMFFKMKLQRRFYISWVGLRGAVPIVFATYPLLAGIDKADMIFNIVFFISVTSVLIQGTTLSIVAKWLNVALPEKEKQNTEMDELILDFPKSLLKEFLIMPDYYAVNKRIVDLKLPSSAFIAMIKRNGKYIRPGGSTEIETHDILMVLADNQEDFIKVNDCLYNPLNTIKA, encoded by the coding sequence ATGAATATTACCATTGAAAACATATTATTAATTGGCTCTCTTCTTCTTTTTATAAGTATTGTTGCCGGTAAAACTTCTTATAAATTTGGTGTACCTACTTTAATACTATTCCTGGCAATCGGAATGCTGGCAGGCACCGATGGCATTGGAGGAATTCATTTTGATAATCCTGAAATTGCGCAATTCATTGGTATAGTTTCTCTTAATTTTATTTTGTTTTCCGGAGGACTTGATACGAATTGGAAATCAGTAAAACCTATTCTTAAAGAAGGGATGGTTTTATCAACGCTCGGTGTGCTGCTTACCGCCCTTTCACTCGGAACATTTGTTTACTTCCTCACTGACTTTACTATTTATGAAAGTATGCTGCTTGGCTCCATCGTTTCATCTACAGATGCAGCAGCAGTGTTCTCAATTTTGCGTTCAAAAAATTTAGCATTAAAAACAAATCTCAGACCTACATTAGAATTAGAAAGTGGAAGTAATGATCCCATGGCCTATGTGCTGACTATTGCTTTTTTGACTTTAGTAATTAATCAGGATCAAAGTATTGTTTCTATAATTCCATTGTTTTTACAACAAATGATTTTGGGTGGTATTGCAGGTTTTGTCTTTGGCAAAGTGAGTAAATTTATTATCAATAAAATTAAACTTGACTTTGAAGGACTATATCCTGTGTTGGTAATTGCATTAATGTTTATCACTTTTTCAGCAACAGATTTTATTGGAGGTAACGGCTTTCTTGCTATCTACATTTGTGCGGTGTATTTAGGTAATCAAAATTTGATTCATAAGAAATCTATTTTGAAAATGTATGATGGCTTAGCATGGTTAATGCAAATTGTGTTGTTCCTTACTTTAGGATTGCTTGTGTTCCCAACTGAAATAATTCCATTCATTGGTATCGGAATGCTTATTTCATTATTTCTAATTTTAATTGCAAGGCCAGTGAGTGTTTTTATTAGTCTGATGTTTTTTAAAATGAAATTGCAACGACGATTTTATATTTCATGGGTAGGCTTGCGAGGCGCTGTTCCAATTGTATTTGCTACCTACCCCCTTTTAGCAGGAATTGATAAAGCAGATATGATTTTTAATATCGTGTTTTTTATTTCTGTTACATCGGTGCTTATTCAAGGAACCACTTTATCTATAGTTGCAAAATGGTTGAATGTTGCTTTGCCGGAAAAAGAAAAACAGAATACAGAAATGGATGAATTGATTTTAGATTTTCCAAAATCGCTATTAAAAGAATTTTTAATTATGCCTGATTACTATGCCGTGAATAAACGCATTGTGGATTTGAAATTACCAAGCTCAGCATTCATTGCAATGATAAAACGCAATGGAAAATATATTCGACCGGGCGGTTCAACAGAAATTGAAACGCATGATATTCTAATGGTACTTGCCGATAATCAGGAAGATTTTATTAAAGTAAACGATTGCCTTTACAATCCTCTTAATACTATAAAAGCATAA
- a CDS encoding CHAT domain-containing protein: MIKSTDVQSWNSLETSLKPDEAIIQFIDIDNSVETGYFRKDYIALITIPGSADPEYVYLCNSDELNEILQRRNDENDRTYVQRIYGFPDPDFPEDTLYYQGDKLYALLWKPMENYLQQSTTIYYSAAGIINQIAMHALPINKNTCVFNKYHLLLQTNVGDRIVESTKPFSSVLLAGGINYESATPTDDDAYLALAETDTDISRGDTWKALPGTLTEVQEIAADAKENNLATKIYKGSSATEKNIKDAAGNYDVIHIATHGYFFADADTSVTDLNTPGYSYRHSKNPLMRSGIILAGGNNTWINGVTDSTQEDGILTAYEISNLNLLNTQLVVLSACETGLGDVQGTEGVYGLQRAFRMAGAKQLLVSLWKIPDQYTAEFMQLFYTALLNGDDAQASLYKARIAMQKKTDAYNWAAFELVQ, from the coding sequence ATGATTAAAAGTACAGATGTGCAATCATGGAATTCTTTAGAAACAAGTTTGAAACCCGACGAAGCAATTATTCAATTTATTGATATTGATAACTCTGTTGAAACCGGATATTTTCGAAAAGATTATATAGCACTAATTACTATACCGGGTTCTGCTGATCCTGAGTATGTGTATCTGTGCAACAGCGATGAGTTAAATGAAATTTTACAAAGAAGAAATGATGAAAACGATCGCACTTATGTTCAACGTATTTATGGTTTTCCTGATCCTGATTTTCCTGAGGATACTTTATATTATCAGGGCGATAAATTATATGCCTTGCTTTGGAAACCGATGGAAAATTATTTGCAACAATCAACAACAATTTATTATTCGGCGGCAGGTATTATAAATCAAATTGCAATGCATGCTTTACCTATTAATAAAAATACTTGTGTATTTAATAAGTATCATTTGCTGTTGCAAACAAATGTGGGTGATCGCATTGTAGAAAGCACAAAACCCTTTTCATCTGTATTGTTAGCAGGTGGAATTAATTATGAAAGTGCAACTCCAACAGATGATGATGCCTACCTTGCTTTAGCAGAAACGGATACAGATATTTCAAGAGGTGATACCTGGAAAGCATTGCCGGGGACATTAACTGAAGTACAGGAAATTGCAGCAGATGCAAAAGAAAATAATTTGGCCACTAAAATTTATAAAGGCAGCAGCGCAACTGAAAAGAATATAAAAGATGCTGCCGGAAATTATGATGTAATTCATATTGCTACACATGGTTATTTCTTTGCTGATGCAGATACTTCAGTTACTGATTTAAATACACCGGGTTATAGTTACCGACATTCAAAAAATCCATTGATGCGCAGTGGAATTATTTTAGCCGGAGGAAATAACACATGGATAAATGGTGTTACAGATAGCACACAGGAAGATGGTATTTTAACTGCGTATGAAATCTCCAATTTGAATTTATTAAATACTCAACTCGTAGTGTTAAGTGCATGCGAAACAGGATTGGGAGATGTGCAGGGAACAGAAGGTGTATATGGTTTACAACGAGCATTCCGCATGGCAGGTGCAAAACAATTACTCGTCAGTCTCTGGAAAATTCCCGATCAATATACCGCCGAGTTTATGCAACTATTTTACACTGCATTATTAAATGGTGATGATGCACAAGCAAGTTTATACAAGGCAAGAATTGCTATGCAGAAAAAGACAGATGCATATAATTGGGCGGCGTTTGAACTGGTGCAATAA
- a CDS encoding PspC domain-containing protein: MNKLLNVNIGGTVFQIDESAYHKMDAYLNSIKKKYATTNGGDEIINDIELRIAELLIEQVGLNGAVMMQHVESIITTMGRPEEFEADTMTDEKFDYATPRTKHFYRDADNRVLGGVCSGIAAYFNVDPLWLRLAFALSMLFFGTGFLLYLILWIIIPTAKTRAEKLVMRGERVNISNIERSIKTETTHMKTRLNEFGEEVKETFSKENVQRTSNSLGGFIESVLESLKPFFKQIMRIIVFAIVAVCLIALVAVCVAFFTDSGRLSSQLNFASAHIFENKKQATILIGGALALLAIPLFSLIFKGMKFLLNVKGKFKALDWTLFALWIVCFTAVIVVGIQLGQSFEYEGRSSEKVEITQPANDIMYIQLDDSYKNNFYENYGYGKRYKWDEWDNVVIYKDTVLFNNIEFTIERSTDSLFYINLYKSARGSSRTDSKSRAEQFQYSINQNDSVIIIPSTINLGQTELWRGQQIGIVIKVPDNKMIELDKQLEEYLNDNAITDNLSDKELFGSKLRMTPSGLKSVVYF, encoded by the coding sequence ATGAATAAGTTATTAAATGTAAATATAGGAGGCACTGTTTTTCAGATTGATGAAAGTGCTTATCATAAAATGGATGCATATCTCAACAGCATTAAAAAGAAATATGCCACTACCAATGGTGGTGATGAAATAATCAATGATATAGAATTGCGTATTGCAGAATTATTAATTGAGCAGGTGGGATTAAATGGTGCAGTAATGATGCAACACGTAGAAAGTATTATCACTACAATGGGAAGGCCGGAAGAGTTTGAAGCGGATACAATGACCGATGAAAAATTTGATTATGCAACGCCGAGAACAAAACATTTTTATAGAGATGCTGATAATCGTGTTTTGGGTGGTGTGTGTTCCGGAATTGCAGCATACTTTAATGTAGATCCACTTTGGTTGCGATTAGCATTTGCATTGTCGATGTTATTTTTCGGAACAGGATTTTTATTGTATCTGATTTTATGGATAATAATTCCAACTGCAAAAACAAGAGCCGAGAAATTGGTAATGCGTGGCGAACGTGTAAATATTTCAAATATTGAGCGCAGTATTAAGACAGAAACTACGCACATGAAAACCCGATTAAATGAATTTGGTGAAGAAGTGAAAGAAACATTTTCAAAAGAAAATGTGCAGCGTACAAGTAATTCACTAGGTGGATTTATTGAAAGCGTATTAGAATCATTGAAACCTTTTTTTAAACAAATTATGCGCATTATCGTATTTGCAATTGTAGCAGTTTGTTTAATTGCTTTGGTTGCAGTTTGTGTTGCATTTTTTACAGACTCAGGTCGATTGAGTTCACAATTAAATTTTGCATCTGCACATATATTTGAGAATAAAAAACAGGCAACAATTTTAATTGGCGGCGCACTAGCACTGTTAGCAATTCCCTTGTTTTCTCTGATATTTAAAGGGATGAAATTTCTTTTAAATGTGAAAGGAAAATTCAAAGCATTGGACTGGACTTTATTTGCTCTTTGGATAGTTTGTTTTACCGCAGTAATTGTTGTGGGTATTCAATTAGGTCAGAGCTTTGAGTATGAAGGAAGATCATCTGAAAAAGTAGAGATTACACAACCGGCAAATGATATTATGTATATCCAATTGGATGATTCTTATAAAAATAATTTTTATGAAAACTATGGTTATGGCAAGAGATATAAATGGGATGAATGGGATAATGTGGTTATTTATAAAGACACCGTATTGTTCAATAATATAGAGTTTACAATTGAGCGCAGCACAGATTCTTTATTTTATATAAATCTGTATAAAAGTGCAAGAGGTAGTAGCAGAACAGATAGTAAATCAAGGGCAGAACAATTTCAATATTCCATCAATCAAAATGATTCGGTAATTATAATTCCCTCCACAATTAATCTCGGTCAAACTGAATTATGGAGAGGTCAGCAAATAGGAATTGTAATAAAAGTGCCGGATAATAAAATGATTGAATTAGATAAACAGTTAGAGGAATATTTAAATGATAATGCAATCACAGATAATCTTTCGGATAAAGAATTATTTGGTTCTAAATTGCGGATGACTCCCTCCGGATTAAAGAGTGTAGTATATTTTTAA
- a CDS encoding T9SS type A sorting domain-containing protein: protein MKKLFFLITMCGSIIVTNAQSTFESVYSVLQINCGACHMPGNESGLVLNGSKDEVYDVLYDVAPTNSTASAKGFKLVTPGDPYRSFLFSKINNGLAIDVDLEAGEGTACPKDVAPLNDKVIELVRQWIIYGANKTGSPVDTALIAEFYDNEGIQSVPSPPAPPAEGEGYQIHYGPWFLWPGTEAEYWSKFETHIPEDIEINSLQIVMGDYSHHYIIYKYELETYLFNPYGLRESDPEFLGVSMVTAAQYAGTLDLPQGTAFKWEADTWLDLNSHYINYSTDKAMACEVYVNIYTQPTGTAVYEMHTDLPTNTDIYIPNDSQIHSFSDAVYSPGVTDEIFVWAMSSHTHKYGYDYDIYLRNSDGSQGEHIFDASCEGTSGVPGCPDEIYDYRHPPTRYWDNFLPVVPKNGIIHEAKYYNNGPEPVWFGLTSDDEMMVMLYFFIEDTTGLNLPTALHEIPNTDAIINLFPNPANDIFYIQTTLPENEKILVSLSDVSGKKITLNTTVENNLIIIPCSDVAPGFYNVSWFTEDKVGGSLPVMIY from the coding sequence TTGAAAAAATTATTTTTTCTAATCACAATGTGCGGTAGTATAATTGTTACAAATGCACAATCCACTTTCGAATCAGTATATAGTGTATTACAAATAAATTGTGGTGCATGTCATATGCCCGGTAATGAAAGTGGATTAGTATTAAATGGAAGCAAAGATGAAGTGTATGATGTATTATATGATGTTGCTCCAACTAACAGTACAGCATCTGCAAAAGGATTTAAATTGGTTACACCGGGTGATCCTTATCGGAGTTTTTTATTCAGTAAAATAAATAACGGACTTGCAATAGATGTGGATCTGGAAGCAGGTGAAGGAACTGCTTGCCCTAAAGATGTAGCCCCGCTGAATGATAAAGTTATCGAGTTGGTAAGGCAATGGATTATTTATGGTGCAAACAAAACAGGATCTCCTGTTGACACCGCTTTAATTGCTGAATTTTATGATAATGAAGGCATTCAAAGTGTACCATCGCCACCTGCTCCACCTGCGGAAGGCGAGGGTTATCAAATACATTACGGCCCTTGGTTTTTATGGCCTGGAACGGAAGCAGAATACTGGAGCAAATTCGAAACTCATATTCCAGAGGATATTGAAATAAATAGTTTGCAAATTGTTATGGGCGACTATTCACACCATTACATTATTTATAAATATGAACTAGAAACGTATCTCTTCAATCCTTATGGTTTACGTGAATCAGATCCTGAATTTTTAGGTGTATCCATGGTAACCGCTGCGCAATATGCAGGCACATTAGATTTGCCACAGGGAACCGCTTTTAAATGGGAGGCAGACACATGGTTAGATTTAAATTCGCATTATATAAATTACTCTACTGATAAGGCAATGGCTTGCGAAGTGTATGTAAATATTTATACTCAACCCACCGGAACCGCAGTGTATGAAATGCATACTGACTTACCTACGAATACAGATATTTATATTCCGAATGATTCCCAAATTCATTCATTCAGCGATGCAGTATATAGTCCGGGAGTAACGGATGAAATATTTGTTTGGGCCATGTCTTCGCATACACATAAATATGGTTACGATTACGACATCTATTTGCGCAATAGTGATGGCTCCCAAGGTGAACATATCTTTGATGCTTCTTGTGAAGGAACAAGTGGCGTTCCCGGTTGCCCGGACGAAATATATGATTACCGTCATCCCCCTACAAGATACTGGGATAATTTTTTACCTGTTGTTCCTAAAAATGGAATTATTCATGAAGCAAAATATTATAACAATGGTCCCGAACCAGTATGGTTTGGTTTAACAAGTGATGATGAAATGATGGTGATGTTATATTTCTTTATTGAAGATACAACAGGTCTTAATTTACCCACTGCATTGCATGAAATTCCAAATACCGATGCCATTATTAATTTATTTCCGAATCCGGCAAACGATATTTTTTATATTCAAACAACATTACCCGAAAATGAAAAAATATTGGTAAGCTTAAGTGATGTCAGTGGCAAAAAAATTACTTTAAATACTACTGTAGAAAATAATTTAATTATAATTCCTTGTTCTGATGTTGCACCGGGATTTTACAATGTCTCCTGGTTTACTGAAGATAAAGTCGGTGGTAGTTTACCTGTGATGATATATTAA
- a CDS encoding gamma carbonic anhydrase family protein encodes MALILPVNNISPKMGNGCSLAPTATIVGDVIMGDECSVWFNAVVRGDVNSIRIGNKVNIQDNAVIHCTYETAPTTIGNNVSIGHNAIVHGCTVHDNVLIGMGAIVMDHAIVNSNVLIAAGAVVLENSVLESGFIYAGVPAKKVKELTPEVFKHNIERIANNYIKYASWFKDSFLKSN; translated from the coding sequence ATGGCACTCATACTTCCGGTAAATAATATTTCACCAAAAATGGGCAATGGTTGCAGCCTTGCACCAACAGCTACAATTGTGGGTGATGTAATAATGGGAGATGAATGCAGTGTTTGGTTTAATGCTGTGGTGCGAGGCGATGTGAATAGTATTCGCATTGGCAATAAAGTAAATATTCAGGATAATGCAGTAATTCATTGCACTTATGAAACAGCGCCAACAACAATTGGCAATAATGTAAGTATTGGTCATAATGCAATTGTTCATGGATGCACTGTTCATGATAATGTATTGATAGGTATGGGTGCAATTGTAATGGATCATGCAATAGTAAATTCCAATGTATTAATTGCAGCAGGTGCAGTTGTGTTGGAGAATAGTGTTCTTGAAAGTGGATTTATTTATGCGGGTGTTCCGGCAAAAAAAGTAAAAGAATTAACTCCAGAAGTTTTTAAACATAATATTGAACGCATTGCCAATAATTATATCAAATACGCAAGTTGGTTTAAAGATTCTTTTTTAAAGAGCAACTGA
- a CDS encoding patatin-like phospholipase family protein — MKHQIGIALSGGAARGIAHVGVLQALYENGLHPDIISGCSAGAIIGVLYADGMLPKDILKLVEHKNLYSIIRMRLPDRGMMELGYFKDMLTKELKHNNFNALKKEFYLSVTNLNKGGCEVIHNGDDLIQFVIASASIPLVFKPVKINDHYYVDGGVINNMPTEAIREKCEVLIGVNVNTVKYNSKINGIKDVGMRCLDISLKEHVQSRLKQCDIVIDPDTSAFGLFDLQKSKAIYQAGYNAALEAVPAIKEKLKK; from the coding sequence ATGAAACATCAGATAGGAATAGCATTATCCGGCGGTGCTGCAAGAGGAATTGCACATGTAGGAGTATTACAGGCTTTGTATGAAAATGGTTTACATCCCGATATCATTTCCGGTTGCAGTGCGGGTGCCATCATCGGTGTATTGTATGCGGATGGCATGTTACCGAAAGATATTTTGAAACTGGTTGAGCATAAAAATTTGTATAGTATTATACGTATGCGATTGCCCGATAGGGGAATGATGGAATTGGGTTATTTTAAAGATATGCTTACGAAAGAATTGAAGCATAATAATTTTAATGCATTAAAAAAAGAATTTTATTTATCTGTTACTAATCTGAATAAAGGTGGATGCGAAGTGATTCACAACGGTGATGATCTGATACAGTTTGTTATAGCTTCCGCATCTATTCCACTTGTATTTAAACCTGTAAAAATTAATGATCATTATTATGTGGATGGTGGTGTAATAAATAATATGCCTACCGAAGCAATACGGGAAAAATGTGAAGTGCTGATTGGTGTGAATGTAAATACGGTGAAATATAACAGCAAGATAAATGGAATTAAAGATGTGGGAATGCGATGTCTTGATATCAGTTTAAAAGAACATGTACAATCACGATTAAAGCAATGTGATATCGTTATTGATCCTGACACATCTGCATTCGGTTTATTTGATTTACAAAAATCAAAAGCAATTTATCAGGCAGGATATAATGCAGCACTTGAAGCAGTGCCTGCTATAAAAGAAAAATTAAAAAAATAA
- the gldC gene encoding gliding motility protein GldC gives MSEFEKRSDIKFSVYLDNEKLPSKIEWHATDSTSEKPQECKAVMVSIWDPHYEEALRIDLWTKEMRQDEMNKFFFQTFILMADTYHKANNNETLTKQIKDFAMQFGEATEVIKKKN, from the coding sequence ATGAGTGAATTTGAAAAACGATCGGATATTAAGTTCAGTGTGTATCTGGATAATGAAAAATTACCATCGAAAATTGAATGGCATGCTACCGACAGCACTTCTGAAAAACCACAAGAATGTAAAGCTGTAATGGTGTCTATTTGGGATCCACATTATGAAGAAGCATTGCGCATTGATTTATGGACAAAGGAAATGCGTCAGGATGAAATGAATAAATTTTTTTTTCAAACATTTATCTTAATGGCAGATACATATCATAAAGCAAATAACAACGAAACGCTTACCAAGCAAATAAAAGATTTTGCTATGCAATTTGGTGAAGCAACGGAAGTAATTAAAAAGAAAAATTAG
- a CDS encoding type III pantothenate kinase, producing the protein MHLIIDLGNTTEKAALFSGEELLQVYKSANLNQEVLQEIINNNPITGWIISSVTNAHTQFTSVLSNISQGIVFNHTTPIPIENLYTTPETLGKDRLANAIGAWKLFPGKNILVIDAGTCIKYDVISQAGKYIGGGISPGLAMRFDAMHQFTAKLPKINSDRYALPNKLFLTGESTEAALISGGALGAIKEVEGFIADYQKKYNDLNVIVTGGDMSFFDYHLKIRIFALPDLTLIGLNTVLEFNSKN; encoded by the coding sequence GTGCATTTAATTATAGATCTTGGTAACACCACAGAAAAAGCTGCTTTATTTTCAGGAGAGGAATTATTGCAAGTATATAAATCAGCAAATCTTAATCAGGAAGTTTTACAAGAAATAATAAATAATAATCCTATTACTGGATGGATTATTTCTTCTGTTACAAATGCACACACACAATTTACTTCTGTTCTCAGTAATATATCTCAAGGAATTGTTTTTAATCACACCACACCTATACCAATAGAAAATTTATATACCACACCGGAAACACTGGGCAAGGATAGACTTGCAAATGCAATTGGTGCATGGAAATTATTTCCGGGAAAAAATATTTTAGTGATAGATGCGGGTACTTGTATTAAATATGATGTTATATCACAGGCAGGTAAATATATAGGTGGCGGTATATCGCCGGGTCTTGCAATGCGTTTTGATGCAATGCATCAATTTACAGCAAAGCTTCCAAAAATTAATTCTGACAGATATGCATTGCCAAACAAATTATTTTTAACAGGTGAATCTACAGAAGCTGCTTTGATTTCCGGCGGAGCGTTAGGAGCTATCAAAGAAGTGGAAGGATTTATTGCCGATTATCAAAAAAAATATAATGATCTCAACGTGATTGTAACTGGTGGCGATATGTCCTTTTTTGATTATCATCTGAAAATCAGGATATTTGCACTCCCAGATTTAACACTGATTGGCCTGAATACGGTACTGGAATTCAACAGCAAAAATTAA
- the lptC gene encoding LPS export ABC transporter periplasmic protein LptC, giving the protein MSACVNSMDEVQQAVSSVEPNVERGTDIEMFYSENGMIKIRIAAPVLSRYLIEDPYVEFNEGLHVDFYNDSNKVTSVLTANYGIRYEKELKTIVRNNVIVVNEKGEQLNTEELVWDERKNIISSDKFVKITTDQEVIYGEGLEADERMTRYKILKPQGTIKVKMNDAENDENI; this is encoded by the coding sequence TTGAGTGCTTGTGTAAACAGCATGGATGAAGTGCAGCAGGCAGTTTCCAGTGTAGAACCCAATGTGGAGCGAGGAACGGATATTGAAATGTTTTACAGCGAAAACGGCATGATAAAAATTCGAATAGCAGCACCGGTGCTTTCCCGTTATCTTATTGAAGATCCGTATGTGGAGTTTAATGAAGGATTACATGTTGATTTTTATAACGACAGCAACAAAGTAACTTCAGTGCTTACCGCAAATTATGGGATTCGCTATGAAAAGGAATTGAAAACCATTGTGCGCAATAATGTAATAGTGGTGAATGAAAAAGGAGAGCAACTCAACACCGAAGAATTAGTGTGGGACGAAAGAAAAAATATTATATCTTCTGACAAGTTTGTCAAGATTACAACGGATCAGGAAGTAATTTATGGAGAAGGATTGGAGGCAGATGAACGAATGACACGATATAAGATTTTAAAACCACAGGGAACTATAAAAGTAAAAATGAACGATGCTGAAAATGATGAAAATATTTGA